CCCCGAAGCAGAACTTGCCAAGCTGGGCCAAGCGCTGGCGCAGCAAGGGCTACCGCTGCATTTTGTGCCGCTGTTTGGATTGAGCCTGGGTAAAATTGGCTTTGCATTGGCTGATATTCAAGCCACTTACCTGCACTTGGCGTTGCGCGACCAGCTGAGCGCGGCCATCCGCCTGGGCTTTATCGGGCCGATGGCGGGGCACTTGCTCCAACACGATTTTTACGTTATTTTTGAGAGTTTGCTGGATTCGGCCACTATTCGGCCCTACCCCGAAGCAACGCGCTGCACCCTGCTGCTTGAGATAGCGCAGATTTTTCACGACGATATTTATTCGCGGCTTTTTCAGAATTAATAGAACGCTACTATTAAGAACGGTCATGCTCATCTTGCGTCCTTAATCCTTAGCCAATAATCCCTACCCCTATGGCTTTCGTTGAGAAACTGGCGCTGCTGCTCCACGGCCACAGCCACGAGGCCCTGGACTCGCCGGGCAGCTTTGCGGAGCGCGAAACCCGCCGCCTCCCCCCCTACCGCAACTTCCGCCAGCGGGCGTTTACGGTGGGCATCGGCGGGCCGGTGGGTACCGGCAAAACGGCCCTGCTCAAGGCATTGTGCGAAAACCTGCGCGATGACTACCGCCTGGGGGTGGTCACAAATGATATTTTTACCCGCGAAGACGCCGAGTTTCTCATCCGCGAAAGCGCCCTGACCGCCGACCGCATTGTGGGCGTCGAAACGGGTGGCTGCCCGCACGCCGCCATCCGCGAGGATATTTCGCTGAATATGGACGCGCTGGAAGGGTTAATGCACAAGTTTGATTACCAGATAGATTACTTATTCGTGGAGAGCGGCGGCGATAACCTGGCCGCCCACTTCAGCCGCGAGCTGGTCGATTATTCCATTTATGTGATTGACGTATCGGGCGGCGACAAGATTCCGCGCAAGGGCGGGCCGGGCATTACGCAGTCTGACCTCTTAGTTATCAATAAAATAGACTTGGCTACCCTCATCAAAGCCGACCTCGGCGTGATGGACCGCGACTCGCGCCGGATGCGCGGCGACGGGCCGTTTGTATTTGCCCGCGCTTCGGATGGGCATAATTTAGAAACCATCATCGCGCACATTCACGCGGCCAAAACGCAGGCCCTGGCCGCCGTGCGCGAAGACCGCCGCTAAACAAGTATACTCCGGCTACCGCCCGACCCTATGGAACTGGCGAAACCGCACTTCCCACAGTTTTACGCGCTGGCACCTACATTTCACCCTCAAACCTGCGCGTGCGGGCAACTGGTGGCGCTGGCCGGCGAGCGCCGCGCATCCGGCGGCCCCGGCTTACTGGCCCGCTCGCTGAAGCCGGCAAGCGGCGGGCGCTGGAGAAGTTGAGAAATCTCGAATTATGGAAACTATTTCTTTGGCCAATATTGCACAAAAGTTACAAGCGGCCATAACGGGTAAAATCGGTAGAGAAGATGCTGCAAATTGGGCTTTAAGAATACGAGAATCTGTTGAAGTTAAGAAAATATTATCTGAACCTGCTAGAGATGAAAATCTGATTTGGGATTCTCTTCTTTACTTAGAAGGCATTGACTTGCAAGATTTTCCTGACTCTTATCTGCATAACACAACCGATTTGACTAACTATTTACGCAAAATTAGCTGAGCCCACTTGCTAAAGCCGGTAGGCAGCAGGCGCTGGGGAAGCCGAGGTTATTATTTCTGCATAATGAATGCCCAATTTTGGAAATTGTCCATACTTATTCTGCCAGGGTTAAGCTCATGCTTTTTAATGCCGAAATGCGAAGAATATAAAACTTCTTTTCTTGGTAAAGAAATCAATTTAGTTTTGCAGGTGAATAAAAGCGTCGGCAGAGAAATAGACTTTAGAGGCTACGAACCTGTTACGACAAAACCAGTGGCCTACGATGACGCAGGAGG
The genomic region above belongs to Hymenobacter psoromatis and contains:
- a CDS encoding urease accessory protein UreF, which gives rise to MPHLARLLHLADSALPTGSFAYSYGLESSLMFGLIKTETEFRAYLYSFLQQAVGFELPFITSAATATNDSLPTLLLEYDAQLLTPALHRASLTQGKNWLKLLATFYPEAELAKLGQALAQQGLPLHFVPLFGLSLGKIGFALADIQATYLHLALRDQLSAAIRLGFIGPMAGHLLQHDFYVIFESLLDSATIRPYPEATRCTLLLEIAQIFHDDIYSRLFQN
- the ureG gene encoding urease accessory protein UreG — encoded protein: MAFVEKLALLLHGHSHEALDSPGSFAERETRRLPPYRNFRQRAFTVGIGGPVGTGKTALLKALCENLRDDYRLGVVTNDIFTREDAEFLIRESALTADRIVGVETGGCPHAAIREDISLNMDALEGLMHKFDYQIDYLFVESGGDNLAAHFSRELVDYSIYVIDVSGGDKIPRKGGPGITQSDLLVINKIDLATLIKADLGVMDRDSRRMRGDGPFVFARASDGHNLETIIAHIHAAKTQALAAVREDRR